From one Paractinoplanes brasiliensis genomic stretch:
- a CDS encoding SRPBCC family protein, translated as MTNPPTGRLETTPRGPDLVLTRSFQAGIDDVWASVTEPERSARWFGRWTGDDPGPGRTIKVQMAYEENAPWTEMRIDACEPPHRLAVTGTEDGWRIEVQLTATGERTELRLIHHLDSSEGIGDVGPGWEYYLDMLVAAREGAPQPVFEDYYPSMKAYFETLRP; from the coding sequence ATGACCAATCCGCCGACCGGACGACTTGAAACGACGCCCCGAGGGCCCGACCTGGTGCTGACCCGCTCGTTCCAGGCAGGCATCGACGACGTGTGGGCCAGTGTGACCGAGCCCGAGCGCAGCGCCCGCTGGTTCGGCCGCTGGACCGGCGACGACCCCGGCCCTGGCCGCACGATCAAGGTGCAGATGGCGTACGAGGAGAACGCCCCCTGGACGGAGATGCGCATCGACGCCTGCGAGCCGCCGCACCGCCTGGCCGTGACCGGAACGGAGGACGGCTGGCGGATCGAGGTGCAGCTGACCGCGACCGGCGAGCGCACCGAGCTGCGGCTCATCCACCATCTCGACTCCTCCGAGGGCATCGGCGACGTCGGGCCGGGCTGGGAGTACTACCTGGACATGCTGGTCGCGGCCCGCGAGGGCGCTCCGCAGCCGGTCTTCGAGGACTACTACCCGTCGATGAAGGCCTATTTCGAGACTCTGCGTCCCTGA